One stretch of Brettanomyces nanus chromosome 4, complete sequence DNA includes these proteins:
- a CDS encoding uncharacterized protein (BUSCO:EOG093426YG), translating into MRGEQNKDPLPRNKDDDDDDENNRSLHLTGTPVLFIPGNAGSYKQVRSIAAEAASVFYDQKERIKRLNSNVTSLDFFSADFNGDFTAFHGQTMMDQSEYLNDAVKFILSLYQDNPTPARSVILLAHSMGGIVARVMLSLPNHLEGSVNTILTLAAPHSAPPATFDGKLLRVFKKTDDFWRNEFSKSGGRLENVTIVSITGGILDNMLPADYTTLTGLVPETNGLAVTTTGIPGVWTPIDHLAIVWCDQLRRVVAQSLLEVTDRSMIGYSIEHRMDIFRRNFVTGVSADSLASSSKTFGLKIDVNRLSHSMRERSFQFPNIRKKRDSASPGIHMFHVPRDDQSHAKFSYISSLKPTPIEELSVGSAPAILLCRTVPAAAINSGKFAAVLDYTSDSTSQFVQLECVDLHNSVQMIPRSYPGTASMEASSLGGSEQPFYSLELSPEYLEGFSSVVIVESGIIIDSKDFVLADMELQESSQVSLGEASLWKLLSRGYDLTLPSHRPLVVDIDVPCARSSLLTYNFDIRYQKSSSERFSPLIRQKIGDEVKWHIDLAHNPNVVSRTMGVPPFCPYKKSSHLQLKLYADTFASDQIMDIYLSVDWFKSLRNLVLRYRLSIVGLPVFVTCLVLFLQLAAYIDYGYYPSFGEGLLKFCSRKIMGPLVLIFCILPSFTSHSFFKRLFGWLDPIPTANEQLFQKIGGSDVRNNEYFLGIGEGALWFLGPLSLVIATSSVGTLHLIVSSICQLVVFVSKKLSFVFHGVPIYTGSVAGNRRRTIAVILLMTLVLVYLPYQFAFVVCFFTQSFVVLKSCIQSASSQAVKQNSPQKSEKVTSTALLSSSSSSSSSSTTSFSLLPPSASSLSSSSTTVPCHRVLKSFDNYKNFNFSLLLLMTWILPINIPILMVWVHNFSLKWATPFSSHHNFLAVLPIVLLVQLGNAGYMFSKPSWKISVIGTKLLVAYVAIYALMFSTRHLFWLHHLFNLMCSWFLVLILEDRFLGKLNHYTTPDKAVTTTSKLH; encoded by the exons ATGCGCGG AGAGCAGAACAAGGATCCTCTGCCGAGGAATaaagacgatgatgatgacgatgagaATAATCGCTCCCTACATTTGACGGGAACTCCGGTGCTTTTCATTCCTGGAAATGCGGGAAGTTATAAACAAGTGCGATCCATTGCTGCTGAAGCTGCATCTGTCTTCTatgatcaaaaagaaagaatcaaacGGCTCAATTCAAATGTGACGAGccttgatttcttttctgctgACTTCAATGGTGACTTCACTGCATTTCATGGTCAAACTATGATGGATCAGTCTGAGTATTTGAATGATGCCGTTAAATTTATTCTATCCTTATATCAGGATAACCCCACTCCTGCACGTTCAGTCATTCTCTTAGCTCATTCAATGGGTGGTATTGTGGCGAGGGTTATGTTAAGTCTTCCTAACCACCTCGAAGGTTCTGTTAATACAATACTAACCCTTGCGGCTCCTCACTCTGCTCCTCCAGCTACTTTTGATGGTAAATTGCTTCGtgttttcaagaagacCGATGATTTCTGGCGTAATGAGTTCTCCAAATCGGGAGGACGGCTTGAGAATGTCACCATAGTGTCCATAACTGGCGGTATACTCGACAATATGCTTCCTGCAGACTATACGACTCTTACGGGTCTTGTTCCAGAGACAAATGGACTAGCGGTTACTACAACTGGAATTCCTGGTGTTTGGACCCCTATAGATCATTTAGCTATTGTTTGGTGTGACCAACTACGGCGTGTGGTGGCGCAATCCTTGCTTGAAGTGACCGACAGATCTATGATCGGGTATAGTATAGAGCATAGAATGGATATTTTCCGAAGGAACTTTGTCACCGGTGTGTCGGCtgattctttggcttcttcttcaaagaccTTTGGTCTTAAGATTGATGTCAATCGGTTAAGCCATTCAATGCGTGAGCGCAGTTTTCAATTCCCAAATatcaggaagaagagagacTCTGCTTCCCCTGGCATTCATATGTTTCATGTACCACGCGATGACCAATCACATGCTAAGTTTAGTTACATTAGTTCTCTGAAACCTACTCCGATCGAGGAGCTTTCTGTCGGGTCTGCTCCAGctattcttctttgtagAACTGTTCCTGCCGCCGCAATCAATTCTGGTAAATTTGCTGCTGTTCTCGACTATACCTCCGACTCTACCAGTCAATTTGTTCAATTAGAATGCGTGGACCTCCATAATTCGGTCCAGATGATCCCACGGTCTTATCCTGGTACTGCATCTATGGAAGCATCATCTCTCGGCGGATCAGAGCAGCCTTTCTATTCATTGGAACTTTCTCCGGAGTATCTTGAAGGATTTAGCAGCGTTGTTATTGTTGAATCTGGCATAATTATTGACTCAAAGGACTTTGTCCTTGCGGATATGGAACTACAAGAAAGTTCGCAGGTCTCTTTGGGTGAAGCCAGTCTCTGGAAGTTGCTTTCACGTGGTTATGATTTAACCTTGCCTTCGCATAGGCCTCTTGTCGTTGATATTGATGTGCCATGTGCAAGGTCGAGTCTTTTGACCTACAATTTTGACATTAGATATCagaaatcatcatcagaaagGTTCTCACCTCTGATTCGTCAGAAAATAGGTGACGAAGTTAAATGGCATATAGACCTTGCGCATAATCCCAATGTGGTCAGCCGTACTATGGGTGTTCCTCCTTTCTGTCCTTATAAAAAGTCTTCCCATCTTCAGCTTAAGTTGTATGCCGATACATTTGCTAGCGATCAGATTATGGATATCTATCTATCCGTTGATTGGTTTAAATCGCTTCGCAACCTAGTTCTTCGCTACAGACTGTCAATAGTAGGACTACCTGTGTTTGTCACCTGCCTCGTATTATTTTTACAATTGGCAGCTTACATAGACTATGGATACTACCCTTCTTTCGGTGAAGGACTTCTCAAGTTTTGTTCGCGTAAGATCATGGGGCCATTGGTTTTGATCTTTTGTATTTTACCATCTTTCACTTCTcattcattcttcaaaaggcTTTTCGGATGGTTGGACCCTATACCTACGGCGAACGAACAGCTCTTCCAAAAAATCGGTGGGTCTGATGTTCGCAATAACGAATACTTCTTGGGAATAGGTGAAGGTGCACTTTGGTTCCTTGGACCATTATCTTTGGTGATAGCTACATCTTCGGTAGGTACTCTCCACCTAATAGTATCTTCCATTTGCCAGTTGGTAGTCTTTGtgtcaaagaaattgagcTTTGTGTTTCACGGAGTTCCAATTTATACCGGTTCAGTTGCTGGAAATCGTCGCAGGACCATCGCTGTGATTCTTCTCATGACATTGGTTCTCGTCTATCTTCCCTATCAGTTTGCCTTTGTGGTATGTTTCTTCACACAATCTTTTGTTGTCTTGAAATCATGCATTCAGTCGGCTAGTTCTCAAGCAGTCAAGCAGAATTCACCCCagaaatctgaaaaagTTACGTCAACAGCTttattatcatcatcatcgtcatcgtcatcgtcatcgaCAACGTCATTTTCATTATTGCCTCCttcggcttcttctttatcatctaGTTCAACCACTGTACCTTGTCACCGTGTGCTGAAAAGTTTTGACAACTACAAAAACTTTAACTTTTCGCTCCTTCTGCTCATGACATGGATTCTCCCTATCAACATTCCGATATTGATGGTATGGGTGCATAATTTCTCGTTGAAATGGGCCACACCGTTCTCATCTCATCATAACTTTTTGGCAGTGTTACCCATTGTTCTTCTAGTTCAGTTAGGTAACGCTGGTTATATGTTTTCGAAGCCATCATGGAAGATTTCCGTCATTGGGACGAAGTTGCTCGTTGCATATGTTGCAATATATGCATTGATGTTCAGTACAAGGCATCTTTTCTGGCTCCATCACCTGTTCAATCTCATGTGCAGTTGGTTCCTCGTTCTTATTTTAGAAGACAGGTTCCTAGGAAAACTCAATCACTATACAACGCCGGATAAAGCTGTTACCACAACATCTAAATTGCACTAA